The proteins below come from a single Vibrio diazotrophicus genomic window:
- the lpxD gene encoding UDP-3-O-(3-hydroxymyristoyl)glucosamine N-acyltransferase, protein MLSVSEIAQSLSGRIEGDGSLVVDTIRPVVSDVEGGLAVVFARSDLKQLSETSAEVLVGPAAILQSPAKAHIVIDHLDVEKINQLLRYYKVHKYQLFDQGNTSTVDGVYIGKHCQIGQNCHFMPGVRIMNGVTIGNNVAIHANTVIKEGTVIGNNVIIDSNNSIGNYSFEYMSGKDGSYQRMESIGRVIIEDDVEIGCNNTIDRGTLGDTVIGKGSKIDNQVQIGHDCRIGKHCLIISQCGFAGHTVLGDHVVVHGQVGTAGHINIGSHSVIKAKSGVSHSCPPGSDLFGYPAKESKAYYRNLAVLNKLTQHYEQLKTSQPEQKRWLARLFEKRSA, encoded by the coding sequence ATGCTGAGTGTTTCAGAAATTGCGCAAAGTTTATCAGGTCGAATTGAGGGGGATGGCTCACTAGTGGTGGACACCATACGTCCTGTTGTCAGTGATGTAGAGGGTGGACTCGCCGTTGTGTTTGCCCGATCTGATCTTAAACAGCTTTCTGAAACCTCAGCGGAAGTGCTGGTGGGGCCTGCGGCGATTTTGCAAAGCCCCGCCAAAGCACACATTGTGATTGATCATTTAGATGTAGAGAAAATCAATCAGCTTTTACGCTATTACAAAGTGCATAAATACCAACTGTTTGACCAAGGAAACACCTCGACCGTTGATGGGGTTTACATTGGCAAACATTGTCAGATAGGGCAGAACTGCCATTTCATGCCCGGAGTACGCATCATGAATGGCGTGACCATTGGTAACAATGTAGCAATTCATGCCAATACTGTGATTAAAGAAGGAACCGTGATCGGCAACAACGTCATTATCGATTCCAATAACTCGATTGGTAACTACAGCTTTGAATATATGTCTGGCAAAGATGGCAGCTATCAACGTATGGAAAGTATTGGCCGAGTCATCATTGAGGATGATGTCGAGATTGGCTGTAACAACACCATTGACCGAGGCACTCTAGGTGACACTGTAATTGGTAAAGGCAGCAAAATAGACAATCAAGTGCAAATTGGTCACGACTGCCGCATTGGTAAACATTGTTTGATCATCTCTCAATGTGGCTTCGCCGGACACACCGTGCTGGGCGATCACGTAGTGGTACATGGACAAGTTGGCACTGCTGGACACATTAACATCGGTAGCCACTCGGTGATTAAGGCCAAGTCAGGCGTGAGCCACTCTTGCCCTCCAGGTAGCGATCTGTTTGGTTACCCAGCTAAAGAGTCCAAAGCGTATTACCGTAATCTTGCGGTGCTGAACAAACTGACTCAGCA